The following are encoded in a window of Lagenorhynchus albirostris chromosome 3, mLagAlb1.1, whole genome shotgun sequence genomic DNA:
- the COL5A3 gene encoding collagen alpha-3(V) chain isoform X4: MGVVHVARGYADPVDVLKALGVRGGQAGLPEGPGLCPQRVPQGDRAFRVGKASTLSVPTWELFQAEHFPESFSVLITLRGRPANQSVLLSVYNEAGVRQLGLALGPALDLLGDSFSPLPQQVNLTDGRWHRVAVSVDGGMVTLVADCAPQPPVLSQGPRFISTAGLTVLGTQDLGEETFEGDIQELLISSDPQAAFRACEQHLPGCDDLDPVATGVPQGEPETPPRRRKGKGKGKKKGRGRKGKGRKKKNKEVLALSPPPVSLENQTSADIPKTETPAPTLPPTPTPLVITTTVAIGSNVTVLEESLDPDDGTELETVETELAREEEEEGGPTMGPHFRAAEQSWRTELQIFPGAGEKGEKGEPAVIEQGQQFEGLPGGPGPQGVVGPSGPPGPPGFPGDPGLPGPAGLPGIPGVDGIRGLPGTVIMIPFQFARGSLKGPPVSFQQAQAQAVLQQAQLSMKGPPGLVGLTGRPGPVGLPGYPGLKGEMGEMGPQGPRGLQGPRGPPGRQGKMGRPGADGARGLPGDTGPKGDQGFDGLPGLPGEKGQRGDFGHVGQPGPPGEDGEKGAEGPPGPTGQAGEPGPRGLIGPRGSPGPLGRPGVVGSDGAPGAKGNVGPPGEPGPPGQQGNPGSQGIPGPQGPIGTPGEKGPPGNPGIPGLPGSDGPLGHPGHEGPTGEKGAQGPAGSAGPPGYPGPRGVKGTSGNRGLQGEKGEKGEDGFPGFKGDVGLKGDWGQPGPPGPRGEDGPEGLKGQVGLAGEEGPPGSAGEKGKLGVPGLPGYPGRPGPKGSIGFPGPLAPLGEKGKRGKAGQPGLEGERGPPGSRGERGQPGATGQPGPKGDVGQDGAPGFPGEKGLPGLQGPPGFSGPKGPPGPQGKDGQRGHPGPRGELGFQGQTGPPGPAGVVGPQGKTGEAGPLGERGPPGPPGSPGEQGLPGLEGREGAKGDLGPLGPFGKEGPPGHRGFPGPQGAPGDPGPTGLKGDKGPPGPVGANGSPGERGPVGPAGGIGLPGQSGGQGPVGPAGEKGYPGERGPPGPTGKDGIPGPLGLPGSPGAVGPSGEEGDKGEVGDPGHKGSKGDKGDAGPPGPTGIRGLVGHPGSPGADGAQGRRGPPGLFGQKGDDGVRGFMGVIGPPGLQGMPGPPGEKGDVGDVGSMGPHGAPGPRGPPGPSGSEGPPGLPGGVGQPGAVGEKGEPGEPGDRGPPGIPGIPGPKGEIGEKGDAGPSGAAGPPGKKGPPGEDGAKGNVGLTGLPGDLGPPGDPGVSGQDGPPGEKGDPGDVGGLGPPGASGEPGPSGPPGKRGPSGRTGREGREGEKGTKGEPGPDGPPGRTGPVGTRGPPGRVGPEGLRGIPGPVGEAGLLGPPGQLGPPGPLGPSGLPGLKGDAGLKGEKGHIGLIGLVGPPGEAGEKGDQGLPGVQGPPGLQGEPGSPGPIGSLGHPGPRGVVGPPGQKGSKGSLGSQGPRGDTGPPGPPGPQGPSAQLHGLRRRRRSVPSPGVPEGGLEEVLASITSLSFELEQLRRPPGTAENPGLVCSELHRNHPHLPDGEYWIDPNQGCARDALRVFCNFTAGGETCLYPDKKFETVKLASWSREKLGSWYSTFRRGKKFSYVDADGAPVSVVQLTFLKLLSATARQSFTYSCQNSAAWLDEAAGDHGRSVSFLGTNGEELSFNQTAAATITVPYDGCRLRKGQTKTLFQFSSSRVGFLPLWDVASADFGQTNQKFGFELGPVCFSS; this comes from the exons ATGGGGGTCGTGCACGTTGCGCGTGGCTACG CAGACCCTGTGGATGTGCTGAAGGCCCTGGGCGTGCGGgggggccaggctgggctcccCGAGGGTCCCGGCCTCTGCCCCCAGAGGGTCCCACAGGGCGACCGGGCATTCAGGGTGGGCAAGGCCAGCACGCTCAGTGTCCCCACGTGGGAGCTCTTTCAAG ccgAGCACTTTCCCGAGAGCTTCTCCGTGCTGATCACTCTGCGTGGCCGGCCAGCCAACCAGTCTGTCCTTCTATCCGTCTACAATGAGGCCGGTGTCCGGCAGCTGGGCCTGGCGTTGGGGCCGGCTCTGGACCTCCTAGGTGACTccttcagccccctcccccagcaggtcAACCTCACGGATGGCAG GTGGCACCGTGTGGCGGTCAGTGTGGATGGTGGGATGGTGACCCTGGTGGCTGACTGTGCACCTCAGCCCCCCGTACTGAGCCAGGGACCTCGATTCATCAGCACGGCTGGACTTACTGTGCTGGGGACCCAGGACCTCGGGGAGGAGACTTTTGAG GGAGATATTCAGGAGCTGCTGATAAGCTCAGATCCTCAGGCTGCCTTCCGAGCCTGTGAGCAGCACCTTCCTGGCTGCGACGACCTGGATCCTGTAGCCACAGGG GTACCCCAGGGGGAACCGGAAACCCCTCCCCGTCGGcggaaggggaagggaaaagggaagaaaaaagggcGAGGTCGTAAGGGGAAGGgcaggaagaagaagaacaagGAAGTTTTGGCCCTGAGCCCACCTCCCGTCTCCCTGGAGAACCAG ACCTCCGCTGACATCCCCAAGACAGAGACACCAGCTCCAACTCTGCCTCCAACTCCCACGCCTTTGGTCATCACCACGACTGTGGCCATAGGCAGCAACGTCACCGTCCTAGAG GAGAGCTTGGACCCCGACGATGGAACTGAACTGGAGACCGTGGAGACTGAGTTagccagagaagaagaagaagaaggtggTCCCACCATGGGCCCCCACTTCCGGGCAGCAGAACAGTCATGGAGGACTGAGTTGCAGATCTTCCCT ggcgctggggagaagggagaaaaaggagaaccGGCCGTGATTGAACAG GGACAGCAGTTTGAAGGACTTCCAGGAGGCCCAGGACCCCAA GGGGTGGTTGGCCCCTCAGGTCCTCCTGGCCCGCCAGGATTCCCTGGGGACCCTGGTCTACCG GGCCCCGCTGGCCTCCCAGGAATCCCTGGCGTTGATGGGATCCGGGGTCTACCAGGCACTGTGATCATGATACCG TTCCAGTTTGCAAGAGGCTCCCTCAAAGGACCCCCAGTCTCCTTCCAGCAGGCCCAGGCTCAGGCAGTCCTGCAACAGGCTCAG CTCTCTATGAAAGGCCCCCCTGGCCTGGTGGGGCTCACTGGGCGCCCAGGCCCCGTG GGTCTCCCTGGGTATCCAGGTCTAAAAGGAGAGATGGGAGAAATGGGGCCACAG gGCCCCCGAGGACTTCAGGGACCTCGTGGACCCCCTGGCAGACAGGGAAAGATG GGCCGCCCTGGAGCAGATGGGGCTCGAGGCCTCCCAGGGGACACAGGACCTAAG GGTGATCAGGGCTTTGACGGCTTGCCAGGGCTGCCTGGAGAGAAGGGCCAGAGG GGTGACTTTGGTCATGTGGGGCAACCTGGCCCCCCAGGAGAGGATGGTGAGAAG GGAGCAGAGGGACCTCCGGGGCCCAccggccaggctggggagccG GGCCCCCGAGGACTGATTGGCCCTAGAGGCTCCCCTGGCCCCTTGGGACGCCCG ggtGTAGTTGGAAGTGACGGTGCTCCAGGTGCCAAAGGAAATGTG GGTCCTCCAGGAGAACCAGGCCCCCCAGGACAGCAGGGGAATCCCGGGTCCCAG gGAATCCCCGGCCCCCAGGGACCCATTGGCACTCCTGGGGAGAAG GGTCCCCCTGGGAACCCAGGAATTCCAGGCCTCCCAGGATCTGATGGCCCTCTG GGTCACCCAGGTCATGAGGGCCCAACAGGAGAGAAAGGGGCCcag GGTCCAGCAGGGTCGGCAGGCCCTCCGGGCTATCCTGGACCTCGGGGTGTGAAG ggTACCTCTGGCAACCGGGGCCTCcagggggagaaaggagagaag GGAGAGGATGGCTTCCCAGGCTTCAAGGGTGATGTAGGGCTTAAAGGCGATTGG GGGCAACCCGGACCCCCAGGTCCTCGGGGAGAGGATGGTCCTGAAGGGCTGAAGGGGCAGGTGGGACTTGCTGGTGAGGAGGGGCCCCCAGGCTCAGCTGGGGAGAAG GGCAAGCTTGGGGTGCCGGGTCTCCCAGGTTACCCAGGACGTCCAGGCCCTAAG GGATCCATTGGCTTTCCCGGGCCCCTGGCACCATTAGGAGAAAAAGGGAAGCGG GGGAAGGCTGGGCAGCCAGGCCTGGAAGGAGAGCGGGGACCACCA GGCTCCCGTGGAGAGAGGGGGCAACCAGGTGCCACAGGGCAACCAGGCCCCAAG GGTGATGTGGGCCAGGACGGAGCCCCTGGGTTCCCTGGAGAAaag GGCCTCCCAGGTCTGCAAGGCCCTCCTGGGTTCTCTGGACCAAAGGGTCCCCCT GGCCCCCAAGGGAAAGACGGGCAACGTGGGCACCCTGGACCTAGAGGAGAATTG GGCTTCCAAGGTCAGACAGGCCCACCTGGACCAGCTGGTGTCGTGGGTCCTCAG GGAAAGACGGGAGAAGCAGGGCCTCTGGGTGAGAGGGGGCCCCCAGGCCCCCCTGGATCTCCTGGTGAACAAGGTCTTCCGGGCCTGGAAGGCAGAGAGGGGGCCAAG GGGGACCTGGGACCACTGGGACCCTTTGGGAAGGAAGGGCCACCTggacacaggggcttccctggtcccCAAGGAGCCCCCGGGGACCCA GGACCTACTGGTTTGAAGGGTGACAAGGGCCCCCCCGGCCCCGTCGGGGCTAAC GGCTCCCCTGGGGAGCGCGGTCCTGTAGGCCCAGCAGGGGGCATTGGGCTTCCTGGCCAAAGTGGAGGCCAAGGTCCTGTTGGCCCTGCAGGCGAGAAGGGGTACCCG GGTGAACGCGGCCCCCCTGGTCCCACTGGCAAAGACGGGATCCCAGGGCCCCTGGGGCTTCCTGGATCCCCTGGAGCTGTGGGGCCTTCTGGCGAGGAAGGGGACAAG GGAGAAGTGGGAGACCCAGGTCACAAAGGCAGCAAAGGCGATAAGGGGGATGCG GGCCCACCTGGACCAACAGGGATACGGGGTCTTGTGGGACACCCAGGCTCCCCG GGGGCAGATGGAGCTCAGGGACGCCGGGGACCTCCAGGCCTCTTTGGGCAGAAAGGAGATGATGGAGTGAGAGGCTTCATGGGGGTGATTGGCCCCCCTGGCCTGCAG GGGATGCCAGGCCCTCCTGGAGAAAAGGGGGATGTTGGAGACGTAGGGTCCATG GGTCCCCATGGAGCTCCAGGCCCTCGGGGTCCCCCGGGCCCCAGCGGATCAGAG GGTCCTCCAGGGCTGCCTGGGGGAGTTGGTCAGCCTGGAGCAGTGGGCgagaag GGTGAGCCAGGGGAGCCTGGAGACCGGGGACCCCCAGGAATCCCAGGCATCCCT GGGCCCAAGGGAGAAATTGGTGAAAAGGGGGATGCAGGCCCATCTGGGGCAGCTGGACCCCCGGGCAAGAAAGGCCCCCCCGGAGAGGATGGAGCAAAAGGGAACGTG GGCCTCACAGGGCTCCCAGGAGACCTAGGCCCCCCCGGAGACCCTGGGGTTTCG GGTCAAGACGGCCCCCCAGGGGAGAAGGGAGACCCTGGAGATGTGGGGGGACTG GGTCCACCTGGTGCTTCTGGGGAACCCGGTCCCTCTGGGCCCCCTGGCAAAAGG GGTCCTTCTGGTCGCACGGGTCgagaaggcagagaaggggagaaaggtACCAAG GGGGAACCAGGTCCTGACGGGCCCCCAGGGAGGACAGGCCCAGTGGGGACTCGAGGGCCCCCTGGGCGTGTCGGGCCTGAGGGTCTTCGAGGGATCCCCGGCCCTGTG GGTGAAGCAGGCCTGCTGGGACCTCCTGGACAGTTGGGCCCTCCTGGCCCCCTG GGGCCCTCTGGCCTCCCAGGGCTGAAGGGAGATGCTGGCCTCAAGGGGGAAAAG GGCCACATCGGATTAATTGGTCTTGTTGGCCCCCCTGGGGAGGCTGGTGAGAAAGGGGATCAGGGTTTGCCAGGAGTGCAAGGCCCCCCTGGCCTCCAGGGAGAACCT GGTTCCCCTGGTCCCATCGGCTCTCTGGGCCACCCTGGACCCCGAGGTGTGGTG GGTCCTCCAGGACAGAAAGGTTCAAAGGGGTCCCTG GGATCCCAAGGTCCCCGCGGAGACACTGGACCCCCAGGTCCCCCCGGCCCCCAG GGTCCATCTGCGCAGCTGCACGGGCTGCGCCGGCGCCGGCGCTCGGTCCCGAGCCCGGGAGTCCCGGAGGGCGGCCTGGAGGAGGTGCTGGCCTCGATCACGTCGCTGAGCTTCGAACTGGAGCAGCTGCGACGCCCTCCAGGCACGGCTGAGAACCCGGGCCTCGTGTGCAGCGAGCTGCACCGCAACCACCCGCATTTGCCCGACG GGGAATACTGGATTGACCCCAATCAGGGCTGCGCGCGGGATGCGCTCAGGGTTTTCTGCAACTTCACGGCGGGAGGAGAGACCTGCCTTTACCCAGACAAGAAGTTTGAGACC GTGAAACTGGCCTCCTGGTCCAGAGAAAAGCTGGGAAGCTGGTATAGCACATTCCGTCGAGGGAAGAAG
- the COL5A3 gene encoding collagen alpha-3(V) chain isoform X2 — protein sequence MGSRWALGQPRAGLCLLLVSLQLLPRTQADPVDVLKALGVRGGQAGLPEGPGLCPQRVPQGDRAFRVGKASTLSVPTWELFQAEHFPESFSVLITLRGRPANQSVLLSVYNEAGVRQLGLALGPALDLLGDSFSPLPQQVNLTDGRWHRVAVSVDGGMVTLVADCAPQPPVLSQGPRFISTAGLTVLGTQDLGEETFEGDIQELLISSDPQAAFRACEQHLPGCDDLDPVATGVPQGEPETPPRRRKGKGKGKKKGRGRKGKGRKKKNKEVLALSPPPVSLENQTSADIPKTETPAPTLPPTPTPLVITTTVAIGSNVTVLEESLDPDDGTELETVETELAREEEEEGGPTMGPHFRAAEQSWRTELQIFPGAGEKGEKGEPAVIEQGQQFEGLPGGPGPQGVVGPSGPPGPPGFPGDPGLPGPAGLPGIPGVDGIRGLPGTVIMIPFQFARGSLKGPPVSFQQAQAQAVLQQAQLSMKGPPGLVGLTGRPGPVGLPGYPGLKGEMGEMGPQGPRGLQGPRGPPGRQGKMGRPGADGARGLPGDTGPKGDQGFDGLPGLPGEKGQRGDFGHVGQPGPPGEDGEKGAEGPPGPTGQAGEPGPRGLIGPRGSPGPLGRPGVVGSDGAPGAKGNVGPPGEPGPPGQQGNPGSQGIPGPQGPIGTPGEKGPPGNPGIPGLPGSDGPLGHPGHEGPTGEKGAQGPAGSAGPPGYPGPRGVKGTSGNRGLQGEKGEKGEDGFPGFKGDVGLKGDWGQPGPPGPRGEDGPEGLKGQVGLAGEEGPPGSAGEKGKLGVPGLPGYPGRPGPKGSIGFPGPLAPLGEKGKRGKAGQPGLEGERGPPGSRGERGQPGATGQPGPKGDVGQDGAPGFPGEKGLPGLQGPPGFSGPKGPPGPQGKDGQRGHPGPRGELGFQGQTGPPGPAGVVGPQGKTGEAGPLGERGPPGPPGSPGEQGLPGLEGREGAKGDLGPLGPFGKEGPPGHRGFPGPQGAPGDPGPTGLKGDKGPPGPVGANGSPGERGPVGPAGGIGLPGQSGGQGPVGPAGEKGYPGERGPPGPTGKDGIPGPLGLPGSPGAVGPSGEEGDKGEVGDPGHKGSKGDKGDAGPPGPTGIRGLVGHPGSPGADGAQGRRGPPGLFGQKGDDGVRGFMGVIGPPGLQGMPGPPGEKGDVGDVGSMGPHGAPGPRGPPGPSGSEGPPGLPGGVGQPGAVGEKGEPGEPGDRGPPGIPGIPGPKGEIGEKGDAGPSGAAGPPGKKGPPGEDGAKGNVGLTGLPGDLGPPGDPGVSGQDGPPGEKGDPGDVGGLGPPGASGEPGPSGPPGKRGPSGRTGREGREGEKGTKGEPGPDGPPGRTGPVGTRGPPGRVGPEGLRGIPGPVGEAGLLGPPGQLGPPGPLGPSGLPGLKGDAGLKGEKGHIGLIGLVGPPGEAGEKGDQGLPGVQGPPGLQGEPGSPGPIGSLGHPGPRGVVGPPGQKGSKGSLGSQGPRGDTGPPGPPGPQGPSAQLHGLRRRRRSVPSPGVPEGGLEEVLASITSLSFELEQLRRPPGTAENPGLVCSELHRNHPHLPDGEYWIDPNQGCARDALRVFCNFTAGGETCLYPDKKFETVKLASWSREKLGSWYSTFRRGKKFSYVDADGAPVSVVQLTFLKLLSATARQSFTYSCQNSAAWLDEAAGDHGRSVSFLGTNGEELSFNQTAAATITVPYDGCRLRKGQTKTLFQFSSSRVGFLPLWDVASADFGQTNQKFGFELGPVCFSS from the exons ATGGGGAGTCGCTGGGCCCTGGGCCAGCCGCGGGCCGGCCTCTGCCTGCTCCTGGTGTCTCTGCAGCTTCTCCCCCGGACGCAGGCCG ACCCTGTGGATGTGCTGAAGGCCCTGGGCGTGCGGgggggccaggctgggctcccCGAGGGTCCCGGCCTCTGCCCCCAGAGGGTCCCACAGGGCGACCGGGCATTCAGGGTGGGCAAGGCCAGCACGCTCAGTGTCCCCACGTGGGAGCTCTTTCAAG ccgAGCACTTTCCCGAGAGCTTCTCCGTGCTGATCACTCTGCGTGGCCGGCCAGCCAACCAGTCTGTCCTTCTATCCGTCTACAATGAGGCCGGTGTCCGGCAGCTGGGCCTGGCGTTGGGGCCGGCTCTGGACCTCCTAGGTGACTccttcagccccctcccccagcaggtcAACCTCACGGATGGCAG GTGGCACCGTGTGGCGGTCAGTGTGGATGGTGGGATGGTGACCCTGGTGGCTGACTGTGCACCTCAGCCCCCCGTACTGAGCCAGGGACCTCGATTCATCAGCACGGCTGGACTTACTGTGCTGGGGACCCAGGACCTCGGGGAGGAGACTTTTGAG GGAGATATTCAGGAGCTGCTGATAAGCTCAGATCCTCAGGCTGCCTTCCGAGCCTGTGAGCAGCACCTTCCTGGCTGCGACGACCTGGATCCTGTAGCCACAGGG GTACCCCAGGGGGAACCGGAAACCCCTCCCCGTCGGcggaaggggaagggaaaagggaagaaaaaagggcGAGGTCGTAAGGGGAAGGgcaggaagaagaagaacaagGAAGTTTTGGCCCTGAGCCCACCTCCCGTCTCCCTGGAGAACCAG ACCTCCGCTGACATCCCCAAGACAGAGACACCAGCTCCAACTCTGCCTCCAACTCCCACGCCTTTGGTCATCACCACGACTGTGGCCATAGGCAGCAACGTCACCGTCCTAGAG GAGAGCTTGGACCCCGACGATGGAACTGAACTGGAGACCGTGGAGACTGAGTTagccagagaagaagaagaagaaggtggTCCCACCATGGGCCCCCACTTCCGGGCAGCAGAACAGTCATGGAGGACTGAGTTGCAGATCTTCCCT ggcgctggggagaagggagaaaaaggagaaccGGCCGTGATTGAACAG GGACAGCAGTTTGAAGGACTTCCAGGAGGCCCAGGACCCCAA GGGGTGGTTGGCCCCTCAGGTCCTCCTGGCCCGCCAGGATTCCCTGGGGACCCTGGTCTACCG GGCCCCGCTGGCCTCCCAGGAATCCCTGGCGTTGATGGGATCCGGGGTCTACCAGGCACTGTGATCATGATACCG TTCCAGTTTGCAAGAGGCTCCCTCAAAGGACCCCCAGTCTCCTTCCAGCAGGCCCAGGCTCAGGCAGTCCTGCAACAGGCTCAG CTCTCTATGAAAGGCCCCCCTGGCCTGGTGGGGCTCACTGGGCGCCCAGGCCCCGTG GGTCTCCCTGGGTATCCAGGTCTAAAAGGAGAGATGGGAGAAATGGGGCCACAG gGCCCCCGAGGACTTCAGGGACCTCGTGGACCCCCTGGCAGACAGGGAAAGATG GGCCGCCCTGGAGCAGATGGGGCTCGAGGCCTCCCAGGGGACACAGGACCTAAG GGTGATCAGGGCTTTGACGGCTTGCCAGGGCTGCCTGGAGAGAAGGGCCAGAGG GGTGACTTTGGTCATGTGGGGCAACCTGGCCCCCCAGGAGAGGATGGTGAGAAG GGAGCAGAGGGACCTCCGGGGCCCAccggccaggctggggagccG GGCCCCCGAGGACTGATTGGCCCTAGAGGCTCCCCTGGCCCCTTGGGACGCCCG ggtGTAGTTGGAAGTGACGGTGCTCCAGGTGCCAAAGGAAATGTG GGTCCTCCAGGAGAACCAGGCCCCCCAGGACAGCAGGGGAATCCCGGGTCCCAG gGAATCCCCGGCCCCCAGGGACCCATTGGCACTCCTGGGGAGAAG GGTCCCCCTGGGAACCCAGGAATTCCAGGCCTCCCAGGATCTGATGGCCCTCTG GGTCACCCAGGTCATGAGGGCCCAACAGGAGAGAAAGGGGCCcag GGTCCAGCAGGGTCGGCAGGCCCTCCGGGCTATCCTGGACCTCGGGGTGTGAAG ggTACCTCTGGCAACCGGGGCCTCcagggggagaaaggagagaag GGAGAGGATGGCTTCCCAGGCTTCAAGGGTGATGTAGGGCTTAAAGGCGATTGG GGGCAACCCGGACCCCCAGGTCCTCGGGGAGAGGATGGTCCTGAAGGGCTGAAGGGGCAGGTGGGACTTGCTGGTGAGGAGGGGCCCCCAGGCTCAGCTGGGGAGAAG GGCAAGCTTGGGGTGCCGGGTCTCCCAGGTTACCCAGGACGTCCAGGCCCTAAG GGATCCATTGGCTTTCCCGGGCCCCTGGCACCATTAGGAGAAAAAGGGAAGCGG GGGAAGGCTGGGCAGCCAGGCCTGGAAGGAGAGCGGGGACCACCA GGCTCCCGTGGAGAGAGGGGGCAACCAGGTGCCACAGGGCAACCAGGCCCCAAG GGTGATGTGGGCCAGGACGGAGCCCCTGGGTTCCCTGGAGAAaag GGCCTCCCAGGTCTGCAAGGCCCTCCTGGGTTCTCTGGACCAAAGGGTCCCCCT GGCCCCCAAGGGAAAGACGGGCAACGTGGGCACCCTGGACCTAGAGGAGAATTG GGCTTCCAAGGTCAGACAGGCCCACCTGGACCAGCTGGTGTCGTGGGTCCTCAG GGAAAGACGGGAGAAGCAGGGCCTCTGGGTGAGAGGGGGCCCCCAGGCCCCCCTGGATCTCCTGGTGAACAAGGTCTTCCGGGCCTGGAAGGCAGAGAGGGGGCCAAG GGGGACCTGGGACCACTGGGACCCTTTGGGAAGGAAGGGCCACCTggacacaggggcttccctggtcccCAAGGAGCCCCCGGGGACCCA GGACCTACTGGTTTGAAGGGTGACAAGGGCCCCCCCGGCCCCGTCGGGGCTAAC GGCTCCCCTGGGGAGCGCGGTCCTGTAGGCCCAGCAGGGGGCATTGGGCTTCCTGGCCAAAGTGGAGGCCAAGGTCCTGTTGGCCCTGCAGGCGAGAAGGGGTACCCG GGTGAACGCGGCCCCCCTGGTCCCACTGGCAAAGACGGGATCCCAGGGCCCCTGGGGCTTCCTGGATCCCCTGGAGCTGTGGGGCCTTCTGGCGAGGAAGGGGACAAG GGAGAAGTGGGAGACCCAGGTCACAAAGGCAGCAAAGGCGATAAGGGGGATGCG GGCCCACCTGGACCAACAGGGATACGGGGTCTTGTGGGACACCCAGGCTCCCCG GGGGCAGATGGAGCTCAGGGACGCCGGGGACCTCCAGGCCTCTTTGGGCAGAAAGGAGATGATGGAGTGAGAGGCTTCATGGGGGTGATTGGCCCCCCTGGCCTGCAG GGGATGCCAGGCCCTCCTGGAGAAAAGGGGGATGTTGGAGACGTAGGGTCCATG GGTCCCCATGGAGCTCCAGGCCCTCGGGGTCCCCCGGGCCCCAGCGGATCAGAG GGTCCTCCAGGGCTGCCTGGGGGAGTTGGTCAGCCTGGAGCAGTGGGCgagaag GGTGAGCCAGGGGAGCCTGGAGACCGGGGACCCCCAGGAATCCCAGGCATCCCT GGGCCCAAGGGAGAAATTGGTGAAAAGGGGGATGCAGGCCCATCTGGGGCAGCTGGACCCCCGGGCAAGAAAGGCCCCCCCGGAGAGGATGGAGCAAAAGGGAACGTG GGCCTCACAGGGCTCCCAGGAGACCTAGGCCCCCCCGGAGACCCTGGGGTTTCG GGTCAAGACGGCCCCCCAGGGGAGAAGGGAGACCCTGGAGATGTGGGGGGACTG GGTCCACCTGGTGCTTCTGGGGAACCCGGTCCCTCTGGGCCCCCTGGCAAAAGG GGTCCTTCTGGTCGCACGGGTCgagaaggcagagaaggggagaaaggtACCAAG GGGGAACCAGGTCCTGACGGGCCCCCAGGGAGGACAGGCCCAGTGGGGACTCGAGGGCCCCCTGGGCGTGTCGGGCCTGAGGGTCTTCGAGGGATCCCCGGCCCTGTG GGTGAAGCAGGCCTGCTGGGACCTCCTGGACAGTTGGGCCCTCCTGGCCCCCTG GGGCCCTCTGGCCTCCCAGGGCTGAAGGGAGATGCTGGCCTCAAGGGGGAAAAG GGCCACATCGGATTAATTGGTCTTGTTGGCCCCCCTGGGGAGGCTGGTGAGAAAGGGGATCAGGGTTTGCCAGGAGTGCAAGGCCCCCCTGGCCTCCAGGGAGAACCT GGTTCCCCTGGTCCCATCGGCTCTCTGGGCCACCCTGGACCCCGAGGTGTGGTG GGTCCTCCAGGACAGAAAGGTTCAAAGGGGTCCCTG GGATCCCAAGGTCCCCGCGGAGACACTGGACCCCCAGGTCCCCCCGGCCCCCAG GGTCCATCTGCGCAGCTGCACGGGCTGCGCCGGCGCCGGCGCTCGGTCCCGAGCCCGGGAGTCCCGGAGGGCGGCCTGGAGGAGGTGCTGGCCTCGATCACGTCGCTGAGCTTCGAACTGGAGCAGCTGCGACGCCCTCCAGGCACGGCTGAGAACCCGGGCCTCGTGTGCAGCGAGCTGCACCGCAACCACCCGCATTTGCCCGACG GGGAATACTGGATTGACCCCAATCAGGGCTGCGCGCGGGATGCGCTCAGGGTTTTCTGCAACTTCACGGCGGGAGGAGAGACCTGCCTTTACCCAGACAAGAAGTTTGAGACC GTGAAACTGGCCTCCTGGTCCAGAGAAAAGCTGGGAAGCTGGTATAGCACATTCCGTCGAGGGAAGAAG